From Methylocystis sp. ATCC 49242, one genomic window encodes:
- a CDS encoding IS5 family transposase (programmed frameshift), translating to MWTKANRAKYNRDRLRYPSDVTDEEWGHVAPLIPPAKRGGRKREVDMRAVFNAIMYVLSTGCQWRYIPKDFPPKSTVYRYFCDWAWCGVLDRMHDALYVMCRERAEREASPTAAIIDSQSVKSAEKGGPRIDPHGYDAGKKIKGKKRHVLVDTQGLLMGAVVHGADIQDRDGGVLLLSTLHGRFPFLEKLLADSAYQGPIFADATGKILPCLKIEIIKRSDQAKGFVKLPMRWIVERSIAWLNRCRRLAKDWENLNITALVFLRFASIRLMLRKLCNC from the exons ATGTGGACGAAGGCAAACCGGGCGAAATACAATCGCGACAGGTTACGTTATCCGAGTGATGTGACGGACGAGGAGTGGGGGCATGTGGCGCCGCTTATTCCTCCGGCCAAGCGTGGCGGGCGCAAGCGTGAAGTGGACATGCGGGCGGTGTTCAACGCCATCATGTATGTGCTGAGCACGGGATGCCAATGGCGGTACATTCCCAAGGATTTTCCCCCGAAGAGCACAGTGTATCGTTATTTTTGCGATTGGGCCTGGTGCGGCGTTCTGGATCGCATGCACGACGCGCTCTACGTCATGTGTCGCGAACGAGCGGAACGAGAGGCGAGCCCCACCGCGGCGATCATCGATAGTCAGAGCGTGAAGAGCGCGGAAAAAGGGGGGC CGCGCATTGATCCGCATGGCTATGACGCCGGCAAAAAGATCAAAGGCAAGAAACGCCACGTACTCGTCGATACGCAAGGTTTGTTGATGGGCGCCGTCGTTCACGGCGCCGACATTCAGGACCGAGACGGCGGCGTCTTGCTGCTTTCGACGTTGCATGGGCGGTTTCCCTTTCTTGAAAAGCTGTTGGCTGACAGCGCCTATCAGGGACCGATCTTCGCCGACGCAACGGGCAAAATCCTACCGTGTCTCAAAATCGAGATTATAAAACGATCCGATCAGGCGAAGGGCTTCGTGAAATTGCCCATGCGCTGGATCGTCGAAAGATCAATCGCCTGGCTAAACCGCTGTAGAAGACTGGCCAAGGATTGGGAAAACCTCAATATCACAGCGCTCGTGTTCCTGCGTTTCGCGTCGATTCGGCTCATGCTACGAAAGCTCTGCAATTGTTGA